The genome window CGGCTTCTCCAAGAGACGGAGGCCCTTCTGCAGGTAAGTCGTCACGTCGCCGAAGATCAACCCATTGACGCATGGGCGGCGGCTTGCGGGCGCCTCCTGTCGGCCATACAAGAGCATGAGTGGAGGGAGAATCGGTTGATCCAAGAGGTCTTTTGCCTCGATGTTGGCGGAGGTGACTAGAAAGACGCTGTTGAACCCGTGCTGCGAGCTCTTCAGGGAGCGAGACGATTGAGCATGGTCAAAGAATCAAAGCGGATGGAGTCCACTGGTATGAACATCGAATCCGCCGTTCAAACGTCATCGCGCGCGGCGCGTCGGTCGCACGGCCGCGTTTTTCTTCTCGTCGAACGCTGTAAGGGCTGTCAATTCTGCGTCGAGTTCTGTCCCCGGCGGGTCTTGGTGATGTCCGACCGATTCAACAGCAAGGGGTATCATACCCCCGCCATCGTCGCCGAGGAACAATGCACCGATTGCAAGCTGTGCGAGCTGCTCTGCCCAGAATTCGCCATCTACGTCGTTCGGATCGAGGAGGAAGAGCGATGAAGCGAGGGCCAGCCGTTCTGACGGGCGTGCATTTCTTCAACGGAGATGTTGCGTGCGCCGAGGGCGCGTTGGCCGCCGGATGTCGCTTCTTCGCCGGGTACCCGATCACGCCAGCCACGGAGATCGCTGAGCGCATGGCCGAGCGCTTGCCGGAAGTTGGAGGAACGTTCATCCAGATGGAGGACGAGATCGCTTCCTTGAGCGCGGTGTTGGGTGCTTCTTGGGCGGGCGTGAAAGCGATGACGGCGACCTCAGGTCCGGGATTCAGCCTCATGATGGAGAACCTCGGCTTCGGTTACATGACCGAAACGCCATGCGTCATCGTGAACGTACAGCGCGGGGGTCCCTCGACCGGATTGCCGACTTTAGTGGGGCAGGGCGACATGATGCAAGCCCGATGGGGCTCACACG of Blastocatellia bacterium contains these proteins:
- a CDS encoding 4Fe-4S dicluster domain-containing protein: MNIESAVQTSSRAARRSHGRVFLLVERCKGCQFCVEFCPRRVLVMSDRFNSKGYHTPAIVAEEQCTDCKLCELLCPEFAIYVVRIEEEER